The following are encoded in a window of Armatimonadota bacterium genomic DNA:
- a CDS encoding LemA family protein — translation MGLLVLGGIVVLFLLWLVFLYNRLVVLRNRIENAWSQIDVQLRRRYDLIPNLLETVKGYAAHEKGVFEEVTKARAAMTQAQGVAAQGEAQNMITSALKSLFAVAEAYPDLKANQNFMMLQEELSGTESKIAYARQFYNDTVMAFNTLIQSFPANMFASAFGFSQREYFPMEDAAREPVKVQF, via the coding sequence ATGGGACTTCTGGTTCTAGGCGGGATCGTAGTCCTGTTTCTCTTGTGGCTCGTGTTCCTGTACAACCGCCTGGTGGTTCTGCGGAACAGGATCGAGAATGCCTGGTCGCAGATAGACGTGCAGTTGCGGCGGCGGTACGATCTCATCCCGAACCTGCTGGAGACGGTGAAGGGATATGCCGCGCACGAGAAGGGCGTCTTCGAGGAGGTGACGAAGGCGCGGGCGGCGATGACTCAGGCGCAGGGAGTGGCGGCGCAGGGCGAGGCGCAGAACATGATCACCTCGGCGCTGAAGAGCCTCTTCGCGGTGGCTGAGGCGTACCCGGATCTGAAGGCGAACCAGAACTTCATGATGCTGCAGGAGGAACTCTCCGGCACTGAGAGCAAGATCGCCTACGCACGCCAGTTCTACAACGACACGGTGATGGCCTTCAACACGCTGATCCAGTCGTTCCCGGCGAATATGTTCGCGAGCGCATTCGGGTTCTCCCAGCGGGAGTACTTCCCGATGGAGGACGCGGCTCGCGAGCCGGTGAAGGTCCAGTTCTAG